Proteins encoded by one window of Planktothrix tepida PCC 9214:
- a CDS encoding pirin family protein gives MITIRKSQDRGHVNIDWLESYHTFSFGNYYDPEYIGWRSLRVINEDWVQPGKGFPTHPHRDMEIITYILQGSLEHKDSLGTGSIIQRGEVQRMSAGTGIRHSEFNPSTTEAVHLLQIWLLPDTEGLSPSYEQQSFNLLEHPGQLQLIASPHGVDQAVKIHQDVNLYAALLQPNDRISYSLPLQRYAWVQVAKGDVILNQVSLTTGDGVAISQEPEITLTASSDAEILLFDLA, from the coding sequence ATGATTACAATTCGCAAGTCTCAAGATCGAGGACACGTTAATATTGATTGGCTAGAAAGCTATCATACGTTTTCCTTTGGGAATTATTATGATCCTGAATATATAGGATGGAGATCCCTACGAGTGATTAATGAAGATTGGGTACAACCGGGTAAAGGTTTCCCCACTCACCCCCATCGAGATATGGAAATTATTACCTATATTTTGCAGGGTTCCCTTGAACATAAAGATAGTTTAGGAACAGGTTCAATTATTCAACGAGGTGAAGTTCAACGCATGAGTGCAGGTACAGGAATTCGTCATAGTGAATTTAATCCATCTACAACTGAGGCGGTGCATTTATTACAAATCTGGCTGCTTCCTGATACTGAAGGTTTATCACCGAGCTATGAACAGCAATCATTTAATCTATTAGAACATCCAGGTCAATTACAATTAATTGCTTCACCCCATGGTGTCGATCAAGCTGTAAAAATTCATCAAGATGTTAATTTATATGCAGCCCTTTTGCAACCTAATGATCGCATTTCCTATTCCCTTCCTCTCCAACGTTATGCTTGGGTACAAGTGGCTAAAGGTGACGTGATTCTCAATCAAGTCTCTTTGACAACAGGTGATGGTGTAGCGATTTCCCAAGAACCTGAAATCACTCTCACCGCTTCTAGTGATGCAGAAATTCTGCTGTTTGATTTAGCCTAA
- a CDS encoding polysaccharide biosynthesis tyrosine autokinase — MSQDIQVFEDSQQIIEPKKKSPGIRPVLRTLQRRVVLIIGTAGITTLVGLSLMGGEAPPVYKGNFQLLVEPATSEQQLADPLTLTRSEGQPSDKFFSLDYPTQIRILTSPEILNNITQQIQVRYPKFKVEDLTDKLQLERVSNGSGIKDETKILEISYEGKNTDEILFVLQKTADKYLKYSLDERKTRISQGVEFIDEQLPLLQKRVAEDRGKLQKIQQQYELLDPMVRGQTLYEQIRTLETQSQDVDRQLQELRALYQHLQTQLSFSPDEAVAASALSESPFRKQVLDALMTVETQIAIQSATFSANSPEVQQLKEQQANLLKLLEQENQKILGEKTSKLQNNSSVMAFQTSIRQKLIGQLVDTDNQIKSLEVRLKGLNNALNTLTREAQLFPGVAREYNEIQQQLDLTNKRLNLFLDEREKLRIEAAQTNIPWEMISKPKILSDSQGIPIGSEPGSPAKKLILILGGGLALGIGLSLLLERLRNIFYTSQDIEDIISFPLLGKIPQHNNFFMVSHLPLENNLGSSGLTKSHRRALEKMTQFLRAFDDTYANLRFLYADSLIRSIGICSAESKDGKSTIALHLAQTMAHMGQQVLLVDANLRYPQLHAVLGVSNQKGLSDLLTEKATPNAVIQRTSLSENLFILTAGVPYANTFKLLASDQMRHVVESLQETYDLVIYDTPELHGYNDAIFLAEYLDSLILVTAIHKTRKTVFRKILDKLDTYRMPCIGVIANHLQLNSSITYPFYLTQSLNSTESVLVNDSVISNQYNS, encoded by the coding sequence ATGTCACAAGATATTCAAGTTTTTGAAGATTCACAACAGATAATCGAACCTAAAAAGAAAAGTCCGGGTATCCGTCCGGTGTTACGGACATTACAACGCAGGGTGGTTCTGATTATTGGAACCGCAGGAATAACAACTCTAGTGGGTCTTTCCTTGATGGGTGGAGAAGCTCCTCCGGTTTATAAAGGAAATTTTCAATTGTTAGTTGAACCTGCCACATCTGAACAGCAGTTAGCTGATCCCTTAACCCTAACTCGTTCCGAAGGACAACCCAGTGATAAATTTTTCAGCTTAGACTACCCTACCCAAATCCGCATTTTAACCAGTCCTGAAATTTTAAATAATATTACCCAACAAATTCAAGTTCGTTATCCTAAATTTAAAGTAGAGGATTTAACAGATAAGTTACAACTGGAACGAGTTTCTAACGGTTCTGGTATCAAGGATGAAACCAAAATTTTAGAAATTTCTTATGAAGGAAAAAATACTGATGAAATTTTATTTGTATTGCAAAAAACGGCTGATAAATATTTAAAATATAGTTTAGACGAACGCAAAACTAGGATTAGTCAAGGGGTTGAATTCATTGATGAGCAATTACCCTTATTACAAAAACGAGTCGCTGAAGATCGAGGAAAACTTCAGAAGATTCAACAGCAGTATGAATTACTTGACCCAATGGTACGGGGACAAACATTATATGAACAAATTCGGACTCTGGAAACTCAGAGCCAAGACGTAGACAGACAACTTCAAGAATTGAGAGCTTTATACCAACATCTACAAACGCAATTATCCTTTAGTCCAGATGAAGCCGTAGCTGCTTCTGCCTTAAGTGAAAGTCCCTTCCGTAAACAAGTCTTAGATGCTTTAATGACAGTTGAAACTCAAATTGCGATTCAATCTGCAACCTTCAGTGCTAATAGTCCAGAAGTGCAACAATTAAAAGAACAACAAGCTAATTTATTAAAATTATTAGAACAAGAAAACCAGAAGATTTTGGGAGAAAAAACTTCAAAACTGCAAAATAATTCTTCAGTAATGGCTTTTCAAACTTCTATCCGTCAAAAATTAATTGGGCAACTTGTAGATACAGATAATCAAATAAAATCTTTAGAAGTTCGATTAAAAGGATTAAATAATGCACTCAATACTTTAACTCGGGAAGCTCAACTTTTTCCAGGTGTTGCTCGTGAATATAATGAAATACAGCAACAGCTTGATTTAACTAATAAACGACTCAATTTATTTTTGGATGAGCGAGAAAAATTAAGAATTGAAGCCGCTCAAACTAATATCCCCTGGGAGATGATTTCTAAGCCGAAAATTCTTTCTGATAGTCAAGGGATTCCCATTGGTTCCGAGCCTGGAAGTCCAGCCAAGAAGCTGATCCTAATCTTGGGTGGAGGACTTGCATTAGGAATAGGATTATCACTTCTTTTGGAACGGCTTCGCAATATCTTTTATACCAGCCAGGATATAGAGGATATTATTTCATTTCCTCTGTTGGGAAAAATTCCTCAACACAATAATTTTTTCATGGTTTCTCATCTTCCACTAGAGAATAATCTTGGCTCATCAGGATTAACAAAATCTCACCGTCGTGCGTTAGAAAAAATGACTCAATTCTTGAGGGCTTTCGATGACACTTACGCCAATCTTAGATTTTTATATGCCGATTCTTTAATCCGATCTATTGGAATTTGCTCCGCAGAATCTAAGGATGGTAAATCAACAATTGCCTTACACTTAGCACAAACGATGGCTCATATGGGGCAGCAGGTACTATTAGTAGATGCTAATTTACGTTATCCCCAACTTCATGCTGTTTTAGGGGTATCTAATCAAAAAGGACTCAGCGATTTATTAACCGAAAAAGCAACACCTAATGCCGTTATTCAAAGGACTTCGCTCTCCGAAAATCTCTTTATTTTAACCGCAGGAGTTCCCTACGCTAATACCTTTAAATTGCTTGCTTCAGATCAAATGCGACACGTCGTGGAGTCACTCCAAGAAACTTATGATTTAGTGATTTATGATACGCCTGAATTGCATGGATATAATGATGCTATTTTCTTGGCTGAATATTTAGATAGTTTAATTTTAGTCACTGCGATTCACAAAACCCGTAAAACGGTTTTTAGAAAAATATTAGATAAACTCGATACCTATAGGATGCCTTGTATTGGTGTCATTGCTAATCATCTTCAACTCAATTCTTCTATTACTTATCCCTTTTATTTAACACAATCTTTGAATTCCACCGAATCCGTTCTTGTCAATGATTCAGTCATCAGTAATCAGTACAATAGTTAA
- a CDS encoding winged helix-turn-helix transcriptional regulator codes for MQGSELPSNKSTCPAEITLKVMSGRWKILIIQELWTEVKRFNQLQRSIQGITHKMLTEQLRELEADGVIHRQVYAEIPPKVEYSLTELGEGLKPILEQMHHWGKSPTN; via the coding sequence ATGCAAGGGTCTGAATTACCTTCAAACAAATCAACCTGTCCGGCTGAAATCACGTTAAAAGTGATGAGTGGACGCTGGAAAATTTTAATTATTCAAGAATTATGGACAGAGGTAAAACGGTTTAATCAACTCCAACGTTCAATTCAGGGAATTACCCATAAAATGCTCACAGAACAATTGCGGGAACTCGAAGCCGATGGGGTTATTCATCGACAAGTTTATGCTGAAATTCCCCCTAAAGTTGAATATTCATTAACAGAATTAGGAGAAGGATTAAAACCGATTTTAGAACAAATGCACCATTGGGGAAAATCCCCAACTAACTGA
- a CDS encoding SLBB domain-containing protein, with amino-acid sequence MFVRCVSCSLTHLILGLGVPAISTLAVQAQSQPPEYPAPQHRQQERTENRLQDFPYLLGVGDRIRVDVFGVEKYTGDQLVLTDGTINLQGIGSVSVAGLTLPQTQVLIAQRYSSLLRQPIITITLIAPRSVQVAIAGEVVRPGSYNLSSNAQQFSRLSQAILTAGGITQSADLALVQLRRADPRQPVVTLNLKELLDTGDLNQDPILRDGDSIFIPTLTTFEPAQVREMATSSLAAPPNQSIQVVVVGEVFRPGAYSLNQDGGLTDAGTGGTGLKIVKSNLPTLTRAIQTAGGITNMADIRNIEVQRLTNTGVKSTKVNLWELLQSGDINQDIFLQQGDTVIIPTATEINPTELEELASASFSPATISVNVVGEIKQPGLIQVRPNTPLNQALLAAGGFDSIRANRGTVELIRLNPNGSVTRRKIQVDFKLGNAAVNNPVLHHNDVVIVHRSLVSRITDTTSSVLQPVDNAFTFYRLFESLILQRNSNSN; translated from the coding sequence ATGTTTGTTCGATGTGTTAGTTGTTCTTTAACGCACTTAATTTTAGGCCTAGGAGTTCCCGCGATCTCCACCCTAGCTGTTCAGGCTCAAAGCCAACCCCCAGAGTATCCTGCTCCTCAACACCGTCAACAGGAACGTACTGAAAATCGGCTTCAGGATTTTCCTTACCTTTTAGGAGTGGGCGATCGCATCCGAGTGGATGTATTCGGTGTTGAGAAATACACGGGTGACCAACTGGTTCTTACTGATGGAACGATTAATTTGCAGGGTATTGGGTCTGTATCCGTTGCGGGTTTAACGCTTCCACAAACCCAAGTATTGATTGCTCAACGATATTCTAGTTTACTCCGACAACCGATTATCACCATTACTTTAATCGCACCCCGTTCTGTACAGGTTGCAATTGCTGGGGAAGTAGTTCGTCCGGGTTCCTATAATTTATCTTCCAACGCTCAACAATTTTCTCGACTCAGCCAAGCCATCTTAACAGCCGGAGGCATTACGCAATCTGCCGATTTAGCCTTAGTCCAACTGCGACGGGCTGATCCTCGCCAACCCGTTGTCACTTTAAATTTAAAGGAATTATTGGATACGGGAGATTTAAACCAAGATCCGATTCTCCGAGATGGAGACAGTATTTTTATTCCCACTCTCACCACCTTTGAACCCGCCCAAGTGCGTGAGATGGCTACTTCGAGTTTAGCCGCCCCTCCTAACCAATCAATTCAAGTTGTGGTGGTTGGAGAAGTTTTTCGTCCTGGTGCTTATTCCCTTAATCAAGATGGAGGTCTTACCGATGCAGGTACTGGAGGAACTGGACTAAAAATTGTCAAAAGCAATTTACCAACCTTAACCCGTGCCATTCAGACGGCCGGAGGAATTACGAATATGGCTGATATTCGCAATATTGAAGTCCAACGTCTGACTAATACAGGAGTGAAAAGCACAAAAGTTAATCTTTGGGAACTATTGCAATCGGGAGATATCAATCAAGATATATTTTTACAACAGGGAGATACAGTCATTATCCCCACTGCAACTGAAATTAATCCGACCGAATTAGAAGAATTAGCGTCTGCTAGTTTTTCACCCGCAACGATCAGTGTAAATGTAGTCGGGGAAATTAAACAGCCCGGCTTGATTCAAGTTCGTCCAAATACTCCCTTGAATCAAGCTTTATTAGCTGCTGGAGGGTTTGATAGCATCCGAGCTAATCGGGGTACAGTCGAACTGATCCGTCTAAATCCCAATGGTTCTGTGACTCGCAGAAAAATCCAGGTGGATTTTAAATTAGGAAATGCAGCCGTCAATAATCCCGTCTTACATCATAATGATGTGGTTATCGTGCATCGGTCTTTAGTTAGTAGAATTACTGACACCACTTCCTCTGTGTTACAGCCTGTGGATAATGCCTTTACATTTTACAGGTTATTTGAAAGTTTAATTCTGCAGAGAAACTCTAACTCTAATTAA
- a CDS encoding transcriptional regulator: protein MGLIRVKVQELAAERGWTLKEVAERSGVFYNSVKHKLARTFDVMIENLVEIIEE from the coding sequence GTGGGTTTAATCAGAGTAAAAGTTCAAGAACTGGCAGCCGAAAGAGGTTGGACATTAAAGGAAGTTGCAGAGCGTTCTGGTGTATTTTATAACAGTGTTAAACACAAATTAGCAAGAACATTTGATGTGATGATTGAAAATTTAGTAGAAATTATAGAAGAATAA
- a CDS encoding helix-turn-helix domain-containing protein — MGLVRVKVKELAEEKGWTLKEVSERSGVIYSTVRSYARRSGMAMVDFTALHKLARTFDVMIEDLVEIIEE, encoded by the coding sequence ATGGGTTTAGTTAGAGTCAAAGTTAAAGAATTAGCAGAAGAGAAAGGCTGGACATTGAAGGAGGTTTCTGAACGTTCTGGCGTAATTTATAGCACCGTCAGAAGTTATGCTCGGCGTTCTGGGATGGCAATGGTTGATTTTACGGCATTACACAAATTAGCAAGAACATTTGATGTGATGATTGAAGATTTAGTAGAAATTATAGAAGAATAA
- the argJ gene encoding bifunctional ornithine acetyltransferase/N-acetylglutamate synthase yields MSDWKVIEGGVTAPRGYRASGITAGLKLSGLPDLALIVSDVDAIAAGVFTTSQVRAACVDYCRQQLQAKPSAKAILCNSGQANAATGEAGWTDAVESAQALAAVLNIAPESILLASTGVIGQRIKMDALKAGIPKLVAELSETGNQAASKAIMTTDLVPKTIALETQFGDRPVRIGGICKGSGMIHPNMATMLAFVTCDAAVSPPLWQEMLTRATNRSFNQVTVDGDTSTNDSLIALANGASRTPAITAMGPEAEKLEGMLTAVCEYLAKAIARDGEGATCLIEVQVSGAEDEASASKVAKTIVGSSLVKSAIFGRDPNWGRIAAAAGRAGVHFDQNHLEIKLGDFLLMQYGQPLAFDRNAANEYLKKAPTGEYLKEDTVLISVQIGNGPGTSKAWGCDLSYDYVKINAEYTT; encoded by the coding sequence ATGTCAGATTGGAAAGTGATTGAGGGTGGAGTCACAGCACCTAGAGGATATCGAGCATCGGGAATTACAGCCGGATTAAAACTATCAGGATTACCCGATTTAGCCTTAATTGTGTCTGATGTTGATGCGATCGCGGCGGGGGTGTTTACCACCAGTCAAGTTAGAGCCGCCTGTGTAGACTATTGCCGTCAACAGCTGCAAGCCAAACCTAGTGCGAAAGCAATTTTATGTAATTCAGGACAAGCCAATGCCGCCACAGGAGAAGCAGGTTGGACAGATGCCGTAGAATCAGCCCAAGCTTTAGCTGCTGTTTTAAATATTGCACCGGAATCAATTTTACTCGCTTCCACCGGAGTCATCGGTCAACGGATTAAAATGGATGCACTCAAAGCAGGAATTCCGAAGTTAGTCGCCGAATTGTCAGAAACGGGTAATCAAGCCGCATCCAAAGCGATCATGACAACGGATTTAGTTCCCAAAACCATTGCTTTAGAAACCCAGTTTGGGGATCGTCCGGTGAGAATTGGCGGAATTTGCAAGGGTTCGGGAATGATCCACCCCAATATGGCCACTATGTTAGCCTTTGTCACCTGCGATGCTGCGGTTTCTCCTCCCCTTTGGCAAGAAATGTTAACTCGTGCGACCAACCGGAGTTTTAACCAAGTGACTGTTGATGGAGATACCAGTACCAATGATTCTTTAATTGCTTTAGCCAATGGTGCCTCTCGGACTCCGGCCATTACCGCCATGGGGCCAGAAGCCGAAAAATTAGAAGGGATGTTAACGGCGGTTTGTGAATATTTAGCCAAAGCAATTGCGCGGGATGGAGAAGGCGCTACTTGTTTAATTGAAGTTCAAGTTTCTGGTGCAGAAGATGAAGCCTCCGCGAGTAAAGTTGCGAAAACTATTGTGGGTTCATCCTTGGTGAAGTCGGCAATTTTTGGTCGTGATCCCAACTGGGGACGCATTGCGGCGGCGGCTGGACGTGCTGGAGTCCATTTTGACCAGAATCATTTAGAAATTAAGTTAGGGGATTTTCTTTTAATGCAATATGGTCAACCCTTAGCGTTTGATCGCAATGCAGCTAATGAATATTTAAAGAAAGCACCAACGGGAGAATATCTCAAAGAAGATACCGTGTTAATTTCAGTTCAAATCGGCAATGGCCCTGGAACCAGCAAAGCTTGGGGATGCGATTTAAGTTATGACTATGTGAAAATTAACGCTGAATATACAACTTAA